From one Rhodamnia argentea isolate NSW1041297 chromosome 1, ASM2092103v1, whole genome shotgun sequence genomic stretch:
- the LOC115745321 gene encoding vesicle transport protein GOT1, whose translation MAFEMDEQKKIGLGLIGFGIFFSFLGVILFFDRGLLALGNILWLAGVALLLGWYSIWKLFSNRANYKGSASFLLGLFLIFVRWPILGIILELYGCIVLFGGFWPSVKVFLYQIPVLGWIIQYPILLLGRLGLGSSR comes from the exons ATGGCGTTTGAAATGGACGAGCAAAAGA AGATTGGGCTCGGACTTATAGgttttggcatcttcttctcctttctcggAGTGATTCTTTTCTTTGACAGGGGCTTACTAGCTCTTGGGAAT ATCCTCTGGTTGGCCGGGGTTGCCCTTCTGCTCGGTTGGTATTCTATATGGAAACTTTTTTCAAACAGAGCAAACTACAAG GGTTCAGCATCTTTCCTTCTGGGGCTCTTCTTAATATTTGTTCGTTGGCCAATACTGGGAATCATCTTAGAACTATATGGCTGCATCGTTCTCTTTGG TGGTTTTTGGCCGTCGGTGAAAGTGTTCCTTTATCAGATTCCGGTGCTTGGATGGATTATTCAATATCCAATTTTG CTTCTTGGTCGTTTGGGACTGGGCTCGAGCAGATAG